In a single window of the Scyliorhinus canicula chromosome 1, sScyCan1.1, whole genome shotgun sequence genome:
- the LOC119967396 gene encoding pheromone-processing carboxypeptidase KEX1-like: MSYFAGETFADDDDSDDDYDDDNSDDHDGDEENGDSDDEPEEGDYEMLFRWFGSSDEVVTRNSQSAQDNDKCETSEMACAEVENEIAAVDTSAESKSTANDKLIIEEIIPILEKLAPGQYDESSSAHGLVPVADTKFLRPLHQKTCKKSRWIYLRAVPQQKTKHVL, from the coding sequence ATGTCATACTTTGCAGGAGAAACCTTTGCAGATGATGATGACTCTGATGATGATTATGACGATGATAATTCGGATGACCATGATGGCGATGAGGAGAATGGAGACTCGGATGATGAGCCAGAAGAGGGCGACTATGAAATGTTATTCAGGTGGTTTGGCAGCAGTGACGAGGTGGTCACAAGGAATTCCCAATCTGCGCAGGACAACGATAAGTGTGAAACTTCTGAAATGGCGTGCGCAGAGGTTGAAAATGAGATTGCAGCAGTAGATACATCAGCTGAGAGCAAATCAACTGCAAACGACAAACTGATAATtgaagaaataatccccattTTGGAGAAATTGGCTCCAGGGCAGTACGATGAATCATCCTCTGCCCATGGACTGGTTCCTGTAGCAGACACCAAATTCTTGAGGCCACTCCATCAAAAGACGTGCAAAAAGAGCAGATGGATATATCTGCGTGCAGTTCCACAACAAAAAACAAAGCATG